Proteins encoded together in one Olsenella timonensis window:
- a CDS encoding phosphatase yields MLQNRCDVHTHTLFSRHAYSTVREDVLAAREAGLELLGVTDHFSDMLFPEADLAHADLRDYQYFINMVTWPRTWEGVRLLHGAEADIRSLDGRLFGQDIPVRTDITGGRLGAETTLYDHVVESCDYVIASVHYREFARDATVAQGTEMYLGALSQPKVLALGHTGRSGVPFDVAEVVGEAARRGRLMEINNHSLEARRREGRTWRSCRTIAETCAELGCRVVVSSDAHICTDVGRVPAALELLEEVHFPQKLIATRSAEAFIAALRDAGLDAPAD; encoded by the coding sequence ATGCTGCAGAACCGCTGCGACGTCCACACCCACACGCTCTTCTCGCGCCACGCCTACTCCACGGTGCGCGAGGACGTGCTCGCCGCCCGCGAGGCGGGCCTCGAGCTGCTGGGCGTGACGGACCACTTCTCGGACATGCTCTTCCCCGAGGCCGACCTCGCCCACGCCGACCTGCGTGACTACCAGTACTTCATCAACATGGTCACCTGGCCGCGCACCTGGGAGGGCGTGCGCCTCCTGCACGGCGCCGAGGCCGACATCCGCTCGCTCGACGGGCGTCTCTTCGGTCAGGACATTCCCGTGCGCACCGACATCACCGGGGGGCGCCTTGGCGCCGAGACCACGCTCTACGACCATGTGGTCGAGAGCTGCGACTACGTGATCGCGAGCGTCCACTACCGCGAGTTCGCCCGCGACGCCACCGTCGCACAGGGGACCGAGATGTACCTCGGAGCGCTCTCGCAGCCCAAGGTCCTCGCACTCGGCCACACCGGCCGCTCCGGCGTGCCCTTCGACGTCGCCGAGGTCGTGGGCGAGGCCGCCCGCCGCGGCAGGCTCATGGAGATCAACAACCACAGCCTGGAGGCGCGCCGGCGCGAGGGGCGCACCTGGAGGAGTTGCCGCACGATCGCGGAGACATGCGCCGAGCTAGGCTGCCGCGTCGTCGTCAGCAGTGACGCGCACATCTGCACCGACGTCGGGCGCGTCCCCGCCGCGCTGGAGCTGCTCGAGGAGGTCCACTTCCCGCAGAAGCTCATCGCCACGCGCTCGGCGGAGGCGTTTATCGCCGCGCTGCGCGACGCGGGGCTCGACGCGCCGGCAGACTAG
- a CDS encoding pyridoxal phosphate-dependent aminotransferase, translating into MSINETSRAYGAQKSSIREISAYAASRKAQIGAESVYDFSLGNPSIPAPDAVRASIGRALALPATQLHGYTPANGLPAAREAVAASLCRRFGDGTASAGDLYLTCGAAASLSITFNAIVNDGDEVIVIAPYFPEYRVWIETSGAACVEVPADPVTFQVDAGAVAAAVTPRTKAVVINSPNNPVGSVYSRASLDALAAALHDAEERLGTTIYLVADEPYREITYGAEVPWVPSVYDRTIVCYSYSKSLSLPGERIGWVLVPPTNPEHDDLLLAVAGAGRKLGFVCAPALFQRVLIDCVDCPSDVEAYAENRRALTDGLGALGYEFIEPEGAFYLWVRALEPDAEKFFERARELELLPVPSDSFGCPGWVRVGYCVAHETIVNSMGAWAKLAESYR; encoded by the coding sequence ATGTCAATCAACGAGACCAGTCGCGCGTACGGCGCGCAGAAGTCCTCCATCCGCGAGATCTCTGCCTACGCGGCGTCGCGCAAGGCCCAGATCGGAGCGGAGAGCGTCTACGACTTCTCCCTGGGCAACCCCTCCATTCCCGCTCCAGACGCCGTGCGCGCCTCGATCGGGCGCGCCCTCGCGCTGCCGGCAACGCAGCTCCACGGCTACACGCCCGCCAACGGTCTGCCCGCCGCGCGCGAGGCCGTCGCAGCGAGCCTCTGCCGCCGTTTCGGTGACGGTACCGCCTCTGCCGGTGACCTCTACCTCACCTGCGGCGCCGCGGCTTCGCTCAGCATCACGTTCAATGCGATCGTCAACGACGGCGACGAGGTCATCGTGATCGCGCCGTACTTCCCGGAGTACCGCGTCTGGATCGAGACCTCGGGAGCCGCCTGCGTGGAGGTGCCCGCCGACCCCGTCACGTTCCAGGTTGATGCGGGCGCCGTCGCCGCCGCGGTCACGCCGCGCACCAAGGCCGTGGTCATCAACTCGCCCAACAACCCCGTCGGATCGGTCTACTCGCGCGCGAGCCTCGACGCGCTGGCCGCCGCGCTGCACGATGCCGAGGAGCGTCTCGGCACCACGATCTACCTGGTCGCCGACGAGCCCTATCGCGAGATCACCTACGGTGCGGAGGTCCCGTGGGTCCCGTCGGTCTACGACCGCACGATCGTGTGCTACTCCTACTCCAAGAGCCTGTCGCTCCCGGGCGAGCGCATCGGCTGGGTGCTCGTGCCGCCGACCAACCCCGAGCACGACGACCTGCTCCTGGCCGTGGCCGGCGCCGGGCGCAAGCTGGGCTTCGTCTGCGCCCCGGCGCTCTTCCAGCGCGTGCTGATCGACTGCGTGGACTGCCCGAGCGACGTCGAGGCCTATGCCGAGAACCGCCGTGCGCTCACCGACGGCCTCGGTGCGCTTGGCTACGAGTTCATCGAGCCCGAGGGGGCGTTCTACCTTTGGGTCAGGGCGCTCGAGCCCGACGCCGAGAAGTTCTTCGAGCGTGCGAGGGAACTCGAGCTGCTGCCCGTTCCGTCCGACTCCTTCGGCTGCCCGGGCTGGGTGCGCGTGGGCTACTGCGTCGCACACGAGACCATCGTGAACTCGATGGGCGCCTGGGCCAAGCTCGCCGAGTCCTACCGATGA
- the rpmE gene encoding 50S ribosomal protein L31: MKQGIHPEYVECKVRCSCGNTWTTRSTKSEMRVDLCDKCHPFYTGTQKLVDTGGRVQRFADKFGGAAAAQLKKAEEAKAARAAKAAEEAAAKKAAKEAKAAEKAKRAAEYAKKAEAEAAAAPVEEVAETTEAAE, encoded by the coding sequence ATGAAGCAAGGTATCCACCCCGAGTACGTGGAGTGCAAGGTTCGCTGCTCCTGCGGCAACACCTGGACCACCCGCTCCACCAAGAGCGAGATGCGCGTCGACCTGTGCGACAAGTGCCACCCGTTCTACACCGGCACCCAGAAGCTCGTTGACACCGGCGGCCGCGTCCAGCGCTTCGCCGACAAGTTCGGTGGCGCCGCTGCCGCCCAGCTGAAGAAGGCCGAGGAGGCCAAGGCCGCCCGCGCCGCCAAGGCTGCCGAGGAGGCCGCCGCCAAGAAGGCCGCCAAGGAGGCCAAGGCCGCCGAGAAGGCCAAGCGTGCCGCCGAGTACGCCAAGAAGGCCGAGGCCGAGGCTGCCGCCGCCCCCGTCGAGGAGGTCGCCGAGACCACCGAGGCCGCCGAGTAG
- a CDS encoding patatin family protein, translating into MGSLENNVFDCALVFEGGGYRAAYTCAFANVLLEQGIYFDYVCGLSAGASNAVNYLSRDRRRVREAFMTGGPAKGLVGLRSFVRGHGYFDADALYEGALRDGTLQFDWETFQANPARLRIQAFERDTGRTVRFGREDMTDPMRMIDLVRVSSTLPGMMKPLEVDGRVLMDGGLGTGAGIPVGMAEDDGFERVLLVATRPRGYRKKEPTARDAQMFKAAARDYPYLRKALLTRWERYNAALDHVEELAAQGRALVIYPDEMPVKNTTVNARRLAAAYDAGHAQYLREMPRVREFLFGSPDAGPRPDDPDQGTGYITLG; encoded by the coding sequence ATGGGGTCCCTGGAGAACAACGTCTTTGACTGTGCGCTCGTCTTTGAGGGCGGCGGTTATCGCGCGGCCTATACCTGCGCGTTCGCGAACGTCCTTCTCGAGCAGGGCATCTACTTCGACTACGTGTGCGGCCTCTCCGCCGGGGCAAGCAACGCCGTCAACTACCTCTCGCGCGACCGCAGGCGCGTGCGCGAGGCGTTCATGACCGGCGGCCCCGCCAAGGGGCTCGTGGGGCTGCGCTCGTTCGTGCGCGGCCATGGCTACTTTGACGCGGACGCGCTCTACGAGGGGGCGCTTCGCGACGGCACGCTCCAGTTCGACTGGGAGACCTTCCAGGCCAACCCCGCCCGCCTGCGCATACAGGCCTTCGAGCGAGACACCGGCCGCACGGTGCGATTTGGCCGCGAGGACATGACCGACCCCATGCGCATGATCGACCTCGTCCGCGTGAGCTCCACGCTCCCGGGGATGATGAAGCCCCTCGAGGTGGACGGCCGCGTGCTCATGGACGGCGGTCTCGGCACGGGCGCGGGCATCCCCGTGGGCATGGCCGAGGACGACGGCTTCGAGCGCGTTCTCCTCGTCGCCACCCGTCCGCGCGGCTACCGCAAGAAGGAGCCCACCGCGCGCGACGCCCAGATGTTCAAGGCGGCGGCGCGCGACTACCCCTACCTGCGCAAGGCGCTGCTCACGCGCTGGGAGCGCTACAACGCCGCGCTCGACCACGTGGAGGAGCTCGCCGCGCAGGGCCGCGCGCTCGTCATCTACCCCGACGAGATGCCCGTGAAGAACACCACCGTCAACGCCCGCCGCCTCGCCGCCGCCTACGATGCCGGTCACGCCCAGTACCTGCGAGAGATGCCGCGCGTGCGCGAGTTCCTGTTCGGCTCGCCCGACGCGGGTCCCCGTCCCGACGACCCGGACCAGGGCACGGGCTACATCACCCTGGGCTAG
- a CDS encoding NAD-dependent protein deacylase — translation MGRTLTDAAEAAAELEGLFSRARRAVFFGGAGVSTASGIPDFRSADGLYHQHFARPPEEMLGHDFFVTHTEEFYRFYRERMVCLSARPNRAHTKLAELEADGHLAAVVTQNIDGLHQAAGSRVVHELHGSVHRNVCMRCGATYSAEWVLATEGVPRCEKCGGLVKPDVVLYGEQLDERVLLASIRAIEAADLLVIGGTSLVVYPAAGLVNYFGGSDLVIVNRERTPRDGAADLVCACDIAAAFDF, via the coding sequence ATGGGACGCACGCTCACCGATGCCGCCGAGGCGGCGGCAGAGCTTGAGGGCCTCTTCTCGCGGGCGAGAAGGGCGGTGTTCTTTGGGGGCGCCGGCGTCTCCACCGCGAGCGGCATCCCCGACTTCCGCAGCGCGGACGGCCTCTACCACCAGCACTTTGCCCGTCCGCCGGAGGAGATGCTCGGCCACGACTTCTTCGTCACCCACACCGAGGAGTTCTACCGGTTCTACCGCGAGCGCATGGTCTGCCTCTCGGCGCGGCCCAACCGTGCACACACCAAGCTCGCCGAGCTGGAGGCGGACGGGCACCTCGCGGCGGTGGTCACGCAGAACATCGACGGGCTGCACCAGGCAGCCGGCTCCCGCGTGGTCCACGAGCTGCACGGCTCGGTCCATCGCAACGTCTGCATGCGCTGCGGGGCAACGTACTCGGCCGAATGGGTGCTCGCGACCGAGGGCGTACCGCGCTGCGAGAAGTGCGGCGGCCTCGTGAAGCCGGACGTGGTGCTCTACGGGGAGCAGCTCGACGAGCGCGTCCTTCTCGCCAGCATACGGGCGATCGAGGCGGCGGACCTGCTGGTCATCGGCGGCACGTCGCTCGTGGTGTATCCCGCGGCGGGCCTCGTCAACTACTTCGGCGGGAGCGACCTCGTGATCGTCAACCGCGAGCGGACGCCACGGGACGGCGCCGCGGACCTCGTGTGCGCCTGCGACATCGCGGCGGCGTTCGACTTCTAG
- the hpt gene encoding hypoxanthine phosphoribosyltransferase: METLHPDVKEVLLSEEDIRGIVSRMGEQITADYADKNPLVVAVLRGAVVFTADLMRAIDCPLSVDFMAVSSYGEGVKSSGVVRIVKDLDTKIEGRNVLIVEDILDSGLTLSYLIDLLKGRGPASVEVAAFLVKDIPGKVPAIEPRYVGSHVPDEFIVGYGLDFAERYRNLPYIGILKPEVYQ, encoded by the coding sequence ATGGAGACCCTGCATCCTGACGTCAAGGAGGTCCTGCTCTCCGAGGAGGACATCCGGGGCATCGTGAGCCGCATGGGCGAGCAGATCACCGCTGACTACGCCGACAAGAACCCGCTGGTCGTGGCTGTGCTGCGCGGCGCCGTGGTCTTCACGGCGGACCTCATGCGCGCCATCGACTGCCCGCTCTCGGTGGACTTCATGGCGGTCTCGAGCTACGGCGAGGGCGTCAAGAGCTCGGGCGTGGTGCGCATCGTCAAGGACCTCGACACCAAGATCGAGGGCCGCAACGTCCTCATCGTCGAGGACATCCTCGACTCCGGCCTCACCCTGTCCTACCTCATCGACCTGCTCAAGGGCCGCGGCCCTGCCTCCGTCGAGGTCGCTGCGTTCCTCGTGAAGGACATCCCCGGCAAGGTGCCGGCCATCGAGCCGCGCTACGTGGGCTCCCATGTGCCCGACGAGTTCATCGTGGGCTACGGCCTGGACTTCGCGGAGCGCTACCGCAACCTGCCCTACATCGGCATCCTCAAGCCCGAGGTCTACCAGTAA
- the folP gene encoding dihydropteroate synthase: MLRENYATWRCGAHEISLARPRIMGILNVTPDSFSDGGENLDHETAVARGLAMLDEGADIIDVGGESTRPGHTPVSSKEEAERVVPVVRALVEAGAVVSIDTRHADVARMCVRLGAAIVNDVSGFTDPDMVALAADTDCGCVVMHWNREGLGTHASRRQVILDESRPAGSALPRPAASQHRFTLPDQAPIMRQVMGFLGDQARTLMRAGVSRDRICMDPGAGFDKYADEDVVIQRATRSMVSMGYPLMCAVSRKRFVGAVSGEADPAARDAATAGVCISAIENGARILRVHDVAEVAQAVNAYWAVSQRDARQGFVSLGSNVGNRVGNLARAAQLIDEIPLTCVVSVSHAYETEPAYGIATPVANAVAEIRTELHPLVLMGKLLEVEDQLGRIRATDRDPKKPGNGPRTIDCDLVWVEGESHAGARLTLPHPRLGERDYVIVPMEDLMHDPARFLAHAGVTVAPREERVGQVTADLGEVAWE; encoded by the coding sequence ATGCTCCGAGAGAACTACGCAACCTGGCGCTGCGGCGCGCATGAGATCTCGCTCGCGCGGCCGCGCATCATGGGCATCCTCAACGTGACGCCCGACTCGTTCTCGGACGGCGGGGAGAACCTCGACCACGAGACCGCCGTCGCGCGCGGCCTGGCGATGCTCGACGAGGGCGCCGACATCATCGACGTGGGTGGCGAGTCCACGCGCCCCGGCCACACGCCCGTGAGCTCCAAGGAGGAGGCGGAGCGCGTGGTGCCGGTCGTGCGCGCGCTGGTGGAGGCCGGCGCCGTCGTCTCGATCGACACGCGTCACGCCGACGTCGCGCGCATGTGCGTGCGCCTGGGCGCCGCGATCGTGAACGACGTCAGCGGCTTCACGGACCCCGACATGGTGGCTCTCGCCGCCGACACCGACTGCGGCTGCGTCGTGATGCACTGGAACCGGGAAGGACTCGGCACGCACGCCTCGCGTCGCCAGGTCATCCTCGACGAGTCGCGCCCGGCGGGCAGCGCCCTGCCGCGCCCCGCCGCCTCCCAGCATCGCTTCACCCTGCCCGACCAGGCTCCGATCATGCGCCAGGTCATGGGCTTCCTCGGCGACCAGGCCCGCACCCTCATGCGCGCCGGCGTCTCGCGCGACCGCATCTGCATGGACCCGGGCGCCGGCTTCGACAAGTACGCCGACGAGGACGTGGTCATCCAGCGAGCCACGCGCTCCATGGTCTCGATGGGCTACCCGCTCATGTGCGCCGTCTCGCGCAAGCGCTTCGTGGGCGCGGTATCCGGCGAGGCCGACCCGGCCGCGCGCGACGCGGCGACGGCCGGCGTCTGCATCTCGGCGATCGAGAACGGGGCGCGCATCCTGCGCGTGCACGACGTCGCGGAGGTAGCCCAGGCGGTGAACGCCTACTGGGCGGTCTCGCAGCGCGACGCGCGCCAGGGCTTCGTGAGCCTGGGGTCCAACGTGGGGAACCGCGTGGGCAACCTCGCCCGCGCCGCCCAGCTCATCGATGAGATTCCGCTCACCTGCGTCGTCAGCGTGAGCCACGCCTACGAGACCGAGCCCGCCTACGGCATCGCCACGCCCGTTGCCAACGCCGTGGCAGAGATTCGCACCGAGCTGCACCCGCTCGTGCTCATGGGCAAGCTGCTCGAGGTCGAGGACCAGCTCGGGCGCATCCGCGCCACAGACCGCGACCCCAAGAAGCCCGGCAACGGGCCGCGCACGATCGACTGCGACCTCGTCTGGGTGGAGGGGGAGTCCCATGCCGGCGCGCGCCTCACGCTGCCGCACCCCCGCCTCGGCGAGCGCGACTACGTGATCGTGCCGATGGAGGACCTCATGCACGACCCGGCGCGCTTCCTCGCGCACGCGGGCGTGACCGTGGCGCCGCGCGAGGAGCGCGTGGGCCAGGTCACGGCTGACCTGGGGGAGGTCGCGTGGGAGTAG
- a CDS encoding exodeoxyribonuclease III: MSDTRELRLVSWNVNGLRAVMKKDPSFTDVVEATGADVFAVQETKLQAGQIELDLPGYHQTWSYAERKGYSGTAVFSREEPLRVINHIGAPAADDEGRVCALEFPSYWFVDVYTPNAQNELARIDTRLAWDAAYREFLCGLASQKPVVTCGDFNVAHNEIDLKNPGPNRGNAGFSDEERESFTRLLDAGFTDTFRARHPDLAGAYSWWSYRFNARKNNAGWRIDYFLVSNDIADRVTGASILSEVYGSDHCPVELTIEL; this comes from the coding sequence ATGTCAGACACTCGCGAGCTGCGCCTCGTCTCCTGGAACGTCAACGGCCTGCGCGCCGTCATGAAGAAGGACCCCAGCTTCACCGACGTGGTGGAGGCCACGGGCGCCGACGTCTTTGCCGTCCAGGAGACCAAGCTCCAGGCGGGCCAGATCGAGCTCGACCTTCCCGGCTACCACCAGACCTGGAGCTATGCCGAGCGCAAGGGCTACTCGGGTACCGCGGTCTTCTCCCGCGAGGAGCCGCTGCGGGTGATCAATCACATCGGCGCACCCGCGGCGGACGACGAGGGGCGCGTCTGCGCGCTCGAGTTCCCGAGCTACTGGTTCGTGGACGTCTACACGCCCAATGCCCAGAACGAGCTGGCCCGCATCGACACGCGCCTCGCGTGGGACGCGGCCTACCGCGAGTTCCTGTGCGGACTGGCCTCGCAGAAGCCGGTCGTGACCTGCGGGGACTTCAACGTCGCCCACAACGAGATCGACCTCAAGAACCCCGGGCCCAACCGGGGTAACGCGGGCTTCTCCGACGAGGAGCGCGAGAGCTTCACCCGCCTGCTCGACGCTGGCTTTACCGACACCTTCCGCGCGCGCCACCCCGACCTCGCCGGCGCCTACAGCTGGTGGAGCTACCGGTTCAACGCGCGCAAGAACAACGCGGGCTGGCGCATCGACTACTTTCTCGTCTCCAACGACATCGCAGACCGCGTGACCGGCGCCTCGATCCTCTCGGAGGTCTACGGGAGCGACCACTGCCCCGTGGAGCTCACGATCGAGCTGTAG
- the ftsH gene encoding ATP-dependent zinc metalloprotease FtsH, with the protein MPGGPSRSSAITTLLVLAIVVYLVYTMGSSFAGRGESPDVLPTNQFVTAVEQGRVADVLYKTSDGSVTGSYWESADDKGDDSKLVEYQSVYVGSDSLAQLMAEHPGVTYRIDTSSGDLLETILVSVVPTLLLVGVFVFYMSRMSQQQDKTMSFSKTKARTVEGERPKVTFADVAGIDEAVEELQEVRDFLSDPDRYHKMGARIPRGLLLVGPPGTGKTLLAKAVAGEAGVPFFSISGSDFVEMFVGVGASRVRDLFKQAKEAAPCIVFIDEIDAVGRQRGAGLGGGHDEREQTLNQLLVEMDGFEDNSSVILIAATNRPDILDPALLRPGRFDRRVTVDRPDVAGREKILRVHAKGKPIADDVDFARLAKVTPGFTGADLANLMNEAALLAARRHKATVGPDEVEEAMERVMAGPERKSRVITEGERRVIAYHESGHALVGHVLAHSDPIHKISIVSRGQALGYTMQIPEEDHFLETRDGMLDQIAVLLGGRTAEELFCDDVTTGASNDLERATKLARTMVTRYGMSEELGAQVFGEAQHEVFLGRDYANHQDYSAETAKRIDDEVERIMREGHARAREVLEGRRAQMDTMARVLLERETVEGAAVDALLEDSWEEYAAAEKNDGAVQAVAAGEEQ; encoded by the coding sequence ATGCCCGGCGGCCCCTCGCGCTCAAGCGCCATAACGACGCTGCTCGTCCTGGCCATCGTCGTCTACCTGGTCTACACGATGGGCTCGTCGTTCGCCGGCCGCGGCGAGTCCCCCGACGTCCTGCCCACCAACCAGTTCGTGACCGCCGTCGAGCAGGGCCGCGTCGCCGACGTCCTCTACAAGACCTCCGACGGCAGCGTCACCGGCTCGTACTGGGAGAGCGCGGACGACAAGGGCGACGACTCCAAGCTCGTGGAGTACCAGAGCGTCTACGTGGGGTCAGACTCGCTCGCCCAGCTCATGGCCGAGCACCCGGGCGTCACCTACCGCATCGACACGAGCTCGGGCGACCTGCTCGAGACGATCCTGGTCTCCGTGGTCCCCACCCTCCTGCTCGTGGGCGTGTTCGTCTTCTACATGAGCCGCATGTCGCAGCAGCAGGACAAGACGATGTCCTTCTCGAAGACCAAGGCCCGCACGGTGGAGGGCGAGCGGCCCAAGGTGACCTTCGCCGACGTCGCGGGCATCGACGAGGCGGTCGAGGAGCTCCAGGAGGTCCGCGACTTCCTCTCCGACCCCGATCGCTACCACAAGATGGGCGCCCGCATCCCGCGGGGCCTCTTGCTCGTGGGACCGCCGGGCACCGGCAAGACCCTGCTCGCCAAGGCCGTGGCCGGCGAGGCGGGGGTCCCGTTCTTCTCGATCTCCGGCTCCGACTTCGTGGAGATGTTCGTGGGCGTGGGCGCCTCGCGCGTGCGCGACCTCTTCAAGCAGGCCAAGGAGGCCGCCCCCTGCATCGTCTTCATCGACGAGATCGACGCGGTGGGCCGCCAGCGCGGCGCCGGCCTCGGCGGCGGCCACGACGAGCGCGAGCAGACCCTCAACCAGCTGCTCGTGGAGATGGACGGCTTCGAGGACAACTCTTCGGTCATCCTGATCGCCGCCACCAACCGTCCCGACATCCTCGACCCGGCGCTGCTGCGCCCCGGCCGCTTCGACCGGCGCGTGACCGTGGACCGCCCCGACGTGGCGGGCCGCGAGAAGATCCTGCGCGTGCACGCCAAGGGCAAGCCCATCGCGGATGACGTGGACTTTGCCCGCCTGGCCAAGGTGACGCCGGGCTTCACGGGCGCCGACCTGGCGAACCTCATGAACGAGGCCGCGCTTCTCGCCGCGCGCCGGCACAAGGCGACCGTCGGGCCCGACGAGGTGGAGGAGGCCATGGAGCGCGTCATGGCCGGCCCCGAGCGCAAGAGCCGCGTCATCACCGAGGGCGAGCGCCGCGTGATCGCCTACCACGAATCCGGGCACGCCCTCGTGGGCCACGTACTCGCGCACTCGGACCCCATCCACAAGATCAGCATCGTGAGCCGCGGTCAGGCCCTCGGCTACACCATGCAGATCCCGGAGGAGGACCACTTCCTGGAGACGCGCGACGGGATGCTCGACCAGATCGCCGTCCTGCTGGGAGGCCGTACGGCCGAGGAGCTCTTCTGCGACGACGTGACCACCGGCGCGAGCAACGACCTCGAGCGGGCCACCAAGCTCGCGCGCACGATGGTCACGCGCTACGGCATGAGCGAGGAGCTGGGCGCGCAGGTCTTCGGCGAGGCGCAGCACGAGGTCTTCCTCGGGCGTGACTACGCCAACCACCAGGACTACTCCGCCGAGACCGCCAAGCGCATCGACGACGAGGTCGAGCGCATCATGCGCGAGGGCCACGCGCGCGCCCGCGAGGTGCTCGAGGGACGCCGCGCACAGATGGACACGATGGCGCGCGTGCTGCTCGAGCGCGAGACCGTGGAGGGCGCGGCGGTGGACGCCCTGCTCGAGGACAGCTGGGAGGAGTACGCCGCGGCCGAGAAGAACGACGGGGCGGTCCAAGCGGTGGCCGCCGGAGAGGAGCAGTGA
- a CDS encoding type III pantothenate kinase yields the protein MFLAIDVGNTQTTLGLFGEDGALAHGWRMATDASDTSDALHARLFSYFAKDGLELGAVDEAGVASVVPALERSWRRCLEAHLGHDPLVVRAGHDCGMEIAMPLPGQVGADRIANAVAARSTYGAPVIVVDFGTATNIDVVDASGAYRGGAISPGLMLSAGALFSRAARLASIPIEAPARTLGDTTETAMQSGLVVGAAAQAEGLVARIKAELGEPDATVVGTGGLARTVSAATDLFDAIDPDLTLRGIREIWAGERGGARRAGVAAD from the coding sequence ATGTTCCTCGCGATAGATGTCGGCAACACGCAGACCACGCTCGGACTCTTCGGGGAGGACGGGGCGCTCGCGCACGGGTGGCGCATGGCGACCGACGCCTCGGACACCTCCGACGCGCTGCACGCACGGCTCTTCTCGTACTTTGCGAAGGACGGGCTCGAGCTGGGCGCCGTCGACGAGGCGGGCGTGGCGTCGGTGGTGCCCGCGCTCGAGCGCTCGTGGAGGCGCTGCCTCGAGGCGCACCTCGGCCACGACCCGCTCGTCGTGCGCGCCGGGCACGACTGCGGGATGGAGATCGCGATGCCGCTGCCCGGGCAGGTGGGCGCCGACCGCATCGCCAACGCGGTGGCGGCGCGCTCCACCTACGGCGCCCCGGTGATCGTGGTCGACTTCGGGACGGCCACCAACATCGACGTGGTGGACGCGAGCGGGGCGTACCGCGGCGGAGCCATCTCCCCGGGCCTCATGCTCTCCGCCGGCGCGCTCTTCTCGCGGGCGGCCAGACTCGCGAGCATCCCCATCGAGGCGCCGGCGCGCACGCTCGGCGACACCACGGAGACCGCCATGCAGTCGGGCCTGGTGGTCGGGGCGGCGGCGCAGGCCGAGGGGCTCGTGGCGCGCATCAAGGCCGAGCTCGGCGAGCCGGACGCGACCGTCGTGGGCACCGGCGGGCTGGCGCGCACCGTGAGCGCCGCGACCGACCTCTTCGACGCCATTGACCCAGACCTCACCCTGCGCGGCATTCGGGAAATCTGGGCCGGGGAGCGCGGGGGCGCGCGGCGGGCCGGGGTCGCCGCGGACTAG